Within the Cryptococcus neoformans var. neoformans B-3501A chromosome 1, whole genome shotgun sequence genome, the region CGCCAATGTCTTGGCAAGCAATGTTTTGCCGGTACCAGATGGACCAACTAGCAAGAATGAGGCAATGGGGCGATTCTGATTACCAAGGCCGGATCGATTGAGCCGAATGGCGTTAGCGACAGACTTGACCGCCTCTGGTTGACCAATGACCTTTTTGGAGATCAATTTCTCAAGGCGGAGGAGTTTGGCCTTTTCGGTTTCGACCAATCGGGACACGGGAACTCCAGTCCACCGAGCCACAACCTCAGCAATCATCTCTGGAGCGACTTGCTGACCCGAACCcttctcagcttctttCTGCTCCAACTCTTGAAGCTTTTGTTCACGTTGGGGAATAGAGTGGTATCGAATGTCGGCAGCTGTAGCAAGGTCGTACCTAAGTGAAAGATTAGCCTTGCCATATATCTTGAGCTTTCAAGGACTACTTaccttctttctgcctcATCAGCCTTGGTTCGCAGCTCatcaatcttcctcctcagctCATGAATCTGATCTCCCAGATGCTTGTCGTTCTCATATTCCCGTTTCAAAGGCCCCAGCTTGTCTTCCAAGTCGGCGATAGCCTTTTTAGCTACTTCCAATCTTTCCTTGGAGGCCtcgtccttctctcgcTCAAGGGCATGGATCTCGACCTCTAAACCAAGCTTTTTGCGTTCAAGCTCGTCAATGGCTTCCGGGCGGGTTTCGCGGGCAACCTTGACAGCACTGGCTGCTTCGTCGAGAAGATCGATGGCAGAGTCTGGCAAGCGTCGTGCTGTAAGATATTGTTTGGCAAGTTGGGCAGCAAGGACAAGGGCAGAGTCCATGATACGGACACCATGATGTGTTTCATATTTTTCGCGAATACCACGCATAACTGAGAATTATTGTTAGCCAAATGTTATATATCACGAGCAATAGCAGCCACTCACTTGCAACGGTGTCTGGAACAGAAGGTTCGTCAACTATGACTTGAGCGAATCGACGCTCAAAGGCAGAATCCTTCTCGATGTATTCTCGGTACTCGTTCAGAGTAGTAGCACCAATGACCTTGAGCTTCCCTCGAGCCAACATTGGTTTGAGTAAGTTGGCAGCGTCCATACCGCCGCTTGAATCTTTCCCGGCCCTAAGAGTACACAGTCAGCAAATTTCAACTATTGATAGAGCTCGGAAGAACGTACATAATCAGGTGAATTTCATCAATAAAGAGGATAATCTGCGTGCCTTCATCCCCAGACTTTTCAACCTCGCTGAGAACGGCCTTGACACGCTCCTCGTATTCGCCCTTGTACTTGGCGCCAGCCATCAGAGCACCCATGTCAAGGGCAAGTAGACGACTGATCAAGCTTGCCGGGACATCTCGGTCGACAATTCGCTGGGCAAGACCTTCGGCAATGGCCGTCTTACCCACACCAGGCTCCCCAATGAGGACAGGGTTACCCTTGGTGCGCCTGGAGAGAATTCGAATAACACGGCGGATTTCGTTGTCTCGACCGATCACAGGGTCAAGCTTACCTTGCTCTGCTAGAGCGGTAAGATCCACGCAGTCTATGAATTATATCAGCGACATCCTTTCGCGAAAAGGTCCCTACACTTACATTTATTAAGAGCATCGAACTGTCCCTCAGCACCTTTGCTGTCGACCTtccttccacctctttttctcttgaTCTCTGCTTCCAGGGCTCTCGGCTCAGCACCCGTACCTCTCAACAACTCCTTCATATCGGAGGCATCGGTGCGAAGCAACgcgaggagaaggtggtcGACAGCGACAAACTGGTCATTTTGGTCCTTCTGCAATTTCTGAGCTTCCCGTATAACAGCATTGAAGGAGTTGGCAAGGGGCAGAGGgggtgatggaggagggtCGACAACGGGTAATCGGTTTATCTTGTGCATGAGAGCACGGTTGAAAAGGGTGGGATTACCGCCAACATGTTCAAGAGCGGCTTTGAGTAAAGTGGGCTGGTCAGGGCCACTAGAAGGCTGGTTTGGTTCCTCCCAGAGGACGGATATAAGATGTAATGGGTGAACTACGACGGTTTAGCTACAGGATGACTTCAAAACATGAATATTGCACGTACCTTGAGCGTTCGCCATCTCCGCCGCTTTGTCGAGGGCGGCCTTCAAGACCTCTGAGGACTTGTCTGTAAAGTTGTCCATGGTTATTATTAGTTGAGAGTAAGTAATGAATGTAGATAAGAATTAAAATGGCTGGTGGGAGAGCCGGAGGGGTATCCGTCCCTCTATATATACTGAGAGTGGAGGCCGTCCCGTCATTCgggaaagaaagacatCATCGTCGTGCCTAGATTCGAGAAAGTGCCAGAACCACGTGGCGTCCACTAGTCTCGCCGCCGCGGCTTTCTCGTCCATTCCGGTCCATTCCTGTGGAGTCGTGAATATTCTTTGCGATCGGGTAAGCATTTGGACGCCTCGGCATTCTCTCATCCGCCGTTCGATTCACATTTAATAACAATGCAGCCCACCCAAACTCATGCTGCTCCCGTTCGTAAAAAGCCCTCGCGCCCATTCGTTTCATCCCACCACCGCCCTGCAGACGAGGTAGATGATGGCATCTTTCGTGTCGTTTTGATCACCAGTGGTAGCGTAGCAAGCATCAAAGCACCCGATATCGTTGGGGCTTTGGTCAAGGTGAATAATAATGCTCTCGATATCCTGCCTTCTAGGGGATCTCCTGCTGACCGACTTCGCTGTCCGCATTGACTGGCAGTCACCGAATATTGACGTGCAAGTGGTTGCGACCAAAGCTTCCACATACTTTTACAGCCAAGAAGATGTAGACAATTCTGTGAGATCGGCTCTAAACCTACCTGACGAACAAATTGGAGAGCATTTCGGTGTGAGAGTCTGgacagatgaagatgaatggTCCGTGCGTCAACCCCTACTTTAAAACAATAGGAGAAGGCGCGCGGTACTGACTGTATCAATGTAGGATTGGAAGCATGTAGGAGAACCTATATTACACATCGAAGTGGATTTTCACTTTACTCTAAAACCCCATTTCGCTGTCTCTGACTACATCGCAGTTGCGTCGATGGGCAGATTTGGTTGTGATTGCACCCTGCTCAGCAGACCTGCTGGCCAAGATCGCCGGCGGGATTTGCGACAGTCTCGCTGTATGTAGTTTTACATGTTCTCGTGATACCGCGTTATGCTGATTAATGGCCTTTAGacttctcttctccgcgCACTGAGCCCATCAACGCCGGTAATCGTGTGCCCCGCTATGAACACGCACATGTATCAGCATCGGCTAACTACTCGGCACCTCGCGGTCGTGCAAGAGGACTTGGAGTACCTTGTCTCTGGACCACAGGGGGCTGGGAGGCTTGCCTGCGGTGATGACGGTAAGTGCTTGATAACGGATGGTAAGAGTTCTCTAAATTGATAATCTCTAGGCCCTGGAAAAATGACAGACTGGCGAGACATAGTGTCTCTGATCGAAGGGTTCGCTACAATGCACCAGGGCCGTCGAGCTGTGCATCATTCTGGTCATTCTCTTGACAGGTCCTCcgatcttcctctcccgccTTTCACAGAGGCGCCTCCAACGCCGGGAAGACCTCCCAAATTATCGTCTCCTGTAGAATCGTCTAGCGTATCAATGCAAGGTGGTTCACCTGCGAAAGGCCCCTCGGATGACGTTTTGACTGGCATAGCAGATTGGAGGTCAATGACGAACGAGCTAGGCGGAGATGGAACAGCATGGAACAGAAAGTGGTGGTTGGGTTGACTGCGTGCTTCCGTTTGAGACGGAATCAATGCATTAATAAAGTTTTTATCAAGTCTAATATAATATAGCATTATCAAATCTACATCGGAGCGATGTTGGAGCCTAAAGGTTGTTGTGGTTGCTCCGCAGGTATAAGAGGCGTCTCTGGTCGGAACCCTTTAGGACAGATCCATCCAGCCACAATTTTAGCAACCAGCTCAGAGTGCTCCCGCGCTGATTATCCATATTAACCTCACGTCCAGAGCTATCGTCTTCAACTTCAGTACTTACTAAGGCAGAATGCGTGAGGAACCCCGTCCAAGATTTTTACTCTTTCGCTACTTTCGCCCCCTAAGCACTCCTGGACTAATGGGCCGTCTTTACCAACCCAACCGTCGCCATTTCCCCCCGTCCAGACCCCAAACAACCCCTCACGTTCTTCTGTTTGATCTGTGCCCTGCGTCTTGAACCAGTCGGTATCAAGTCCCTTTATTTGGCGCATTTCATCGGAAGATAACGATAGGACATCTTTGAGTACAggtggagaaagaaggagggattGACTTGTCTCTGGAAGGTTGACGAGTGAGAAGAGGGGACGTAAAAGCGGGGAAAGGTAGAGTAAAATCGGTTTGATTGGGCGATGAAATATAGGCTATGCAATTCATAACGATGGGCTTTTGTTGCAATCGTATATGGCGTGTTTACGCACCCATAATGTCCATCCGTTCCAGGTGTTAGCGATCCATCCGAGCGTGGGAAATAGCAGATATCCAGCATGCACAGGGCGTGTTTTTTCTGTGTTCAGTTCCTTCATTACTTCACAAGCCATGTAAGCCCCGACAGAATGGCCCATTAGACCCAATTTAGGCCTGTTTTGACCTTCCTTTAGGGCCCAGTCATCGAGATAGTCTCGAATAGTCTCAACAAGCTCTATCTTACTGGTGACTTGCTGGGAAAGAGACAGAGGAACTGTAGGGCCGGGAAACTTCGTCGAGTGGCCTATATGGGATGTTGCCAGGATGGCATGGCTGGCAGGGAGAAGCGAATGGAGGTGAGAGAGGAAGTGTGGATAGTAGCCCAGCAATCCAGGATTGCCTTGACCCTGTCAATTGGCGTCGTCGCATAGAGCAAACAGGCTATGTGAGCTCACCGAGGATGAACAAGAGCAGATGATCAGGCGCTTTGGAGACACGATTGCGGGGAGGCCAGTAGTTAAGCTCTACGTGACCAGCTGCCCCTGGTCTTCTGTTCTGGAATGAGCAAGGGAtggggagggaagaagcgCTGTCCGCTGTGAGGCGGAGGAACGCGAGCCGAGGATCCATCCTTATTTATTTTCCTCAAGAACTGCCGTCCAGCTAATATATTTAGATATAACGAAGAACACCGACAAGAGAGCAAAAATATCCTTATTACGTAAGTTAGGTCGCGTCCGGTCCCCCATCTGAGTGCTCGGCCGGACATTACAAGTACATTCAAGACGCGTCAACGCGAATCGATAATCCTTCAATTTCTAGCACTCTTTTCCACACtcgttctttttttcacatttccttcctcacctccACGCCATGAGCGCCGAAGCCTCTCCAGAAACGGGACGTTTTAGGACAAAGTCTTCCCCAGAACTTTTCTTCCCTGCTACGGACTcagaaggtgaagagcaAAACGATGTCCCCCTCACTATTGTCCACCCGACTCAGAGCACCAGTTCCAAGTTTAGCATCAATatcgcttcttcctctagACCCCAACATGGAATTACTACCGGGGATTTTGAAACTACCAGCCAGACATCTGCCCATGACgatgtcgatgatgattTTTCTATCGTGGGGCATAATCCAGCTTCATCACATCCCCAAGGGACAATTGTCGCTCCtcgaaggaaaagaagtcTCCAACAGGCACATTCACATCATTCTAGctcgtcttcatcgccTGTCCCATCAGCTCCGGTAATACGTGCTGATTTTAGGAAAGGATTTTTAGGCGAATTTGTATGTGAAGGCTGGAGCCTTTCCAAAGGCCGCGGATATTGCTCACCGGGTACCAAAATTGTCATTGAAAGACCCAAAAGCAAGTCCACGGATGTTGGCGCCCCGAAAccaggaaggaaagacagTGGACCCGTGAGACTTGTCAATGGAAAGGTGGTGGGTGGAGTAAAATCGAAGCAGATGACTCTGGGATCAATGATGGCaaaaaaagtggaggtgagCTGGCGCTACTGGTTATTGCAATTACGAGCCTAATGGTCCTCAAGCCTGCGAAGAAAGTGAAGGCAACGACAGATCAAATCATACGGTTCAGAAATGAACGTGGTTTTGGTAAGTCGTTTTTAAGTTTACATGGTTTATGGATTGCACTACTAACACCAGGCACAATAGAAAGTACGTTGACTGAGAagcctttccttcttctttgaaaCCTGACCCAATTACGCAGTTGGAAGACTGTCAATTCATGAAGCTGGTTTCCTCACTCATCTCCTGGACACCGGCGTCAGTGAGTTTCTCTTATCGATCCTGTCGTCTCCTTCCATTTAATGTATTCCCCAGTCCAACTTAGCGGAAATGTCATTGACTGCCCTCAAAACCTTACCACAGGATGCACTATCTTACTTAACATCAAGGTATATTTAGCTCGAAAAGCATTTGAAAACTTTGGAAAACACAAAAGGGAGGAACATTTTTCATTTTGGAAAGATCAAAGAGAGACAGCCATGGAAGAGGCAATGCGTCTAAGGAAGGATTCGCTGAGGTCCCTTTTTGGTGCGTTAACCATGTCCTGACTGTCCATGTAATTGATAAATCTCCAGAGCGTATTGGCGTGAAGCCCATTCAGTCCAGTGCCCTTTCAAAAGTAACACCAATTCAAGGGGTCTTGAATAGGCAAAAGGGACCCGATCTAGAGGGGTCCAGACTCAGATCTTCTCCAAGTACTTCAACTGCCGAGgagaaaggcaaaggcCGGGCTGCTATGCGCGctgtggatgatgatgaagaagacagtGGAGACGAAGCGGAAAAGTTAGATGAGAAACAAATGAATGAGATTGACTCCATTTACCGAAAGTAAGTCACACCCGCTTATTTTAAATGCGGCAGCACTAATATTGGATAAGGGCTCAGCAGGGTGATACTCGTTTAGACGAGATGGATCCTCCTTCGACATTCCTGTACACTCTTCGTCCATACCAAAAGCAGGCCTTGACATGGATGAACGcgagggaaaagggcgaCTCTAGCGTTCGGAACGAAAGTTTGCACCCTCTGTGGGAGGAATACTTGTTCAAGAAAGATCAACTGCCTGGAGAGCCCATTGAGATTtctgacgatgatgaacaACCCGATTCCACACGGAAGTTTTACTGGAATCCTTATAGCGGCGAACTCAGTCTTAAGTTCCCGACCTCCCAAAACCTTTCTCGAGGGGGCATTCTTGCTGATGCGATGGGCATGGGCAAAACTTGTATGATGGCTTCTTTGATCCATACCAACCGCGAGGAGAAACCAGCTGGAAACTTGGAATCGCAGACCAGAGATggggtggaaggagagatcGACGAGGAGCCTGCTTCCAAGCGTATCAAATTCAAACAAGTCACCCTTTCCAACCAATGGCGTGCTGTTCCGACTGCCCCTAAAGTTGAATCATTCCCACGCGCTACTTTAGTTGTCTGCCCTGTTTCCCTCGCGGCGCAATGGCATGACGAACTTCGAAAAATGTCACAACAAGGTTCAATCAACAGCTACGTGTGGTATGGAGGTGACAGGGTCGATATTGAGGCTTTATTAGCAGGTGACGGAAAAGAGAGGGTGGATGTCATTGTGACTTCGTACGGAACCCTTACAAGCGAATACCAGAAGTGGCTGAGGACCAAGGACAGGCCCAACTATGAAGGTGGGAGCCTATATGATCGTAAATCGGCTTGTATGCGTCTTTATTTATGCCTATTGCTAATCAGCTCCAAGATGAATTCCTCCGCATTGTTCTTGATGAAGCTCATAACATCAGGAATCGTTTAGCCATGGTTTCAAAAGCTTGTTATGAGCTCAAAGGCCAAAGGCGTTGGGCTTTGACTGGTACTCCTATTGTGAATCGTCTGGAGGATTTGTATTCGTTATTGTAGGCCATTCTCCCTGACCTAAGAAGTAAAACAGCTAATGAGCATCAGGCATTTCCTACGCATCACACCTTGGGGTAATTATTCGTTCTTCCGAAGGTGAGTACAATCAGTTCCATCAGCGAAGACAACTAATAATATCACAACAGCTTCGTCACTGTTCCCTTTTTGAACCAAGATCATAAAGCTCTCAATGTCGTTCAGTACATCCTGGAATCATGCCTTTTGCGCCGAGAAAAGACCATGAGGGATAAGGACGGGCGCCTCATTGTCGATCTTCCCCCAAAGACTGTATGTTGACATTAACTCACGTTGTAAATCTAGTCTCATCCCTTTCAGGTGGAAATCAAGGTATTACAGTTTTCTAGGGCCGAAAGGCAGATATACAAATTCCTTGAGGAGAGGGCGAAGAAACGATTTATTGAGCTGGACGCAGATGGAAGAGCCATGTCAAATTACACTTCCATCTTGGCTATGCTTATGAAGTGAGCTCAAAACCGTGTCTGAGAGACGTAATTCGCTTATGGAATTCTCATTTTAGACTCCGCCAATGTGTCgatcatccccttcttgttcttggaAAATCaggagaagacggagaaCTAGGCGAGAAGATTTTGGAGTCCGGTGCTGGCAATGGCGAAGGCAATCTTCGTGACATGATCGCCATGTATGCGGGAGGCATTAGAGCAGAGACTCCAGACGATGTGGACAAAGCTTATGCGGCTAAAGTCCTGAAGGAATTAGGGGAACAAGAGGATACGCCGATCTGCGAACTTTGTTCAAATGAAATGTTTGATGAAGTTTTGTTGCCTTGTTACCACAGAAGGTatgtcttctttttttgtaGTATTCGATGCTGCGGGCTGACAGACGACAAAGCTGCCAGGATTGTATAGTTGAGTGGATAGGTACATGTGAAGATCAGAACAAAATAGCCAGTTGTCCATCTTGTGGCAAAGGTCCAATCAAACTCGCCGACCTTCGTTCCGTCCAGCGCCGTCATAAGCGTGTCAATCCTATCACTGACGCTTACCCTGGGGGGCGCGATCCGAACTCAAAGTCGAGCAACGATACGACTGTTACATTGGGTAAAGTAGACTTAGTCACAAGCACGAAGCTTAGAGCGCTGTTGAGACAATTGGAAGAAATAAGGCAAGAGGATCCAAAGGCGAAGGCCCTGGTATTTTCGCAGTTTACATCTTTCCTAGGTGGGGAACTTACCCGTGGGGCCTCATCGTAGTCGCTGATTGCTCGTAGATTTGATCGAAGCCACACTTACCAAACAAGGTATACGTTGGCTGTAAGTTGGCTTAGAGTACACCTCCAAGATGGGGCTAATGATCAATCATAATAGTCGGTTTGACGGTACTATGAGTCAAGCTCAACGCGCAAACACCATTGAAGAGTTCGGCCGGAAAACGAATGAACCACTAATTTTGCTTATATCTCTCAAGGCTGGCGGCGTCGGTCTCAATTTGACGATGGCTAACTGTGAGTATaaaaaaagtcaaaagGTGGTATTGAGTGAGGCACACTGAACGGATTGCATAGATGTATTTCTGATGGACACTTGGTGGAATGAAGCCATCGAACAACAGGCGATCGACCGTGTCCATCGACTGGGGCAAAACAAGCCAGTTTACGTCACGAGGTATATCATTAAAGGCACCGTTGAGAAGCGAATTATGAAGATTCGTAAGTAAAACCAGGGAACATACAAAATTCCACGTTTGGCTTACTTTTTGATCGTACGCTCTGCAGAGCGTTCGAAAACTGCTTTGGTAAACGCTTCCTTGTCGAACGGCGCTAAGACCAAGGAAACGACATTAGCAGATATCAAGAAGATCTTCGGaatggacgaagaagacagtGAGGGAGAGGTTTACTGAACCAATGGTCCCCTACATTATAACGGAAGTGAAGCAGCCTTGGCGCCGCTGTCATAATTCTAATTATATGCATAGCGTCATATTCTTAAGGTGATTTGATGCAACCTTGTAACCAAAGCTAACAAAGCTACATTCTCCGATCCAGCATTGTAGGTGACGGCATCCAGATGAAGCTGAGTTTTTTAGTCAATAATCTATTACTGACTTGTGGTTGGACTTACTTTGGCATGGTGATTGAAGTTAATCTCAAATTTTGACAATGCCGTCCATCTCAATTTAGATTTGGCTGGGTCGGACTCTGCGATAGGATCCACCAAAAACTTATTCAGAGCCGAGTTCAAAGATGACTGATAAGACACAAAGACCGAAATGGTCGTCATAAGTTTCGCATAAATCTTTCATGTTTATGAGCTTTCAACAATATCTGGCAACGATGATGACGTACGTTGAGTAGTTTTGAAGTCGTCAACATGCACTGTTTCAAGCATGTATCCAAAAAGTCCACGTGATCCCGCAGCAGTTGGTCAACTGTTTGTACCTTGGCCAGCTTTTCCTCCAGCGCTTTCCAGTTAGGCTCTAGTACTTCACCAGTCGCAAATGCTAGCACCTGCCGCACAAAGGCCAGCATCCTGGTCCTTAACGAGAAGATCCGTGCCTTCCACCTCTCAATATCTTCATTGCCCGAGTTATTTCTCCAAGATGGACTCTTATGTTCAAGCCACATGGCCGAAAGTGCAGATtcgagatggtggaggtgaaggaggaaaCGGAAAATGAGTTGATAGCGCGCGATCGTTTTCcgagagatgatgagcgagAGGGGAAATTTGACAGAGTAGTCGAACGCAAGGGCATCGATCGCTGTAGGAATCAGCGGCAGCCTGGAttgagagaaaggaaacATACCTATCAGGggtctctctttctcccttttactaccttcttcttcatggaTGTCACCCAGCGCAAAATCTAgttcgccttcttctgtcaAGCTTCCGGTCTTGCTCACAATCTTCAATAGCCAATCATACAATCCTTGAGATTGCATCACGACCTTGAGATCATCCTTAAAAGGGTCATTTGAGCTCGAACTCGATGGGTTGCGAACAGCGAGGTCTAGAAGAGATTGTAGCTTGATAATGGAAGCACTTTTTGCAGGCTTGCGTAGTTCAGAGGCAGCAAGATCGAGGAAATTGGTGAGGAAATCAGACTGgttgagaaagaaaaagtgtTTCATTGAACTGAGTACAGTGTAAGACAGTTCCATATGTTGTTTGCGGATCTGACTCACCGAAGATGGGGGATAAgttcttgctcttccaccatcaaTTTTAAAAGAGTCTTGTTGGCATATATATAAGCATCTTCTATCCGCTTATAGAAACTGTGCTCTATCAGCTCTATTCTACATAAGTGATGGTCAATAGACCTACTTGGGATCGTTCATAgccaccatttccttctcatcgACTTCCCCAGGCTTCTTGACCTCTATCCCGCATTCCCTTATTACATTTAAATATTTACCAGCTAGCAGGATCTTGTGCTTCCATGGTTGTAAGAACTGAGGAATGCAAGCGCCGCCGGGAAGGCGATTTGTTCCTTGGCGCGGAGGGGGTACACCTGCCGAAATCGAAGGTGTACTGTTACGAGCTGACACTTTGCTCGATCCCGGGATTGCTCCATCGCGTAGCTAAGACCACGTATCAGTTCCTCGTTACTTTGGCATTCGTCACTGTGATGTCCTTACAGTATACCTTCGCTCCCAATATTCGTCTGTATAATCACTTTCTAAAACGCCTTTTGTAATGTGTCCGCTCTCCTTGACCATGAATTCATCGAAGGGATCCGACAAGTGGCCAGTCGCAATCCACTGTATAAGCATTTTGCAGTATGGCTGCGAAGCATGCAGTAAGAGAGATGAATGCAAAGTGGAAGCCGTAGGGTCTCCGCTCATAGTTGCTTCTCTTTCGCATATGATACCGAGCACTTCGCCTCCCAGAACATCACCTCCATCACCAATCAACCCTTCTCGAGCTTTGAGATTCTTCATCAGCCCTTTTAGACCTGCGCCCCCCAGGCCCAATTCCTCTGCCATGCCTCCCAaaccatcgtcatcatctgaCAAATCATCAGTACCTTGCCCAGCCTGGTCGGCTTCGAGCGCATGACACAGAGATGCAAGCAGCGACATGGTATGCAAAGTAGGGTGAAGGTGGAGGTAGAGTGTTTGAAGGGTAAACGTCGGggaagtgaggaagagagattcCAACTGGGCTGTCAGCACTCGAAATTCCTAGGCGTGATATAGTCAGTAAGGTCACACAATTTGAGGAAATACCTACTTTTAGCATAGCCCTTATTCCGCTGCACAACGCGTGGCTAACCATGCCGTATTCCGGTGCCGTCCTTCGCGATTCCAGTCAGTAAAAgagcctcttctctctgaGAAAACTGACCGTAACTCCATTGACGCTTCGACAGCCGTAAAGAAAGATGCCAGAGGTAGGAGCCGTTTTACTAAAGATAGCAATGAAGCATCTATACAGTTCTATTAGGACTTCATTAATGATACATGTGAAATGAAATAACCTAGCAACGGGTTAACCCTCCACTTTGCGCCCTTTACGCGCtgttcttcatcaaaaGGGTCATACCCTTCATCATACCGTATCAAGACCCCTTCCACGCCCTAAACGGGCTCATCAATCATTCGAAAGGCACATCGTGAGTTTCGAGACTTACCTGAAGGACGAATAACAAATCCTCACAAATCCAAGCTTCTTGGACCTCAAGGGGTACTTTATCCAGTAGCCGTCTCTCCGCGCTCAATTCAGTCATAGGCGTTGGACGTTCGAGAACAGGTTCAATTTTCGCGGGCTCGTTTACCTTTTCTCTGCTCTTGTGATCTGACTCTGGTAGCAGGTCCCTCGATCCAGACATCGCGCGAAGGAATGACGGGTTGTATTCCCTTTGAGTTATCGAAGCCGATGACGATGGTCGCGTACGGAAATGCGAACGGTCCCGCTCATTCTCCACTGACCGAGCAGAAGCTGACCTCTTCTGTGCTTCAGGATTTCCACGATGCAAGGACGATTCTGCAATTATCAGC harbors:
- a CDS encoding hypothetical protein (Similar to gi|38105978|gb|EAA52340.1| hypothetical protein MG05032.4 [Magnaporthe grisea 70-15], FASTA scores: opt: 1500, E(): 4.3e-84, (36.381% identity (66.325% similar) in 1072 aa overlap (125-1186:169-1165)); HMMPfam hit to Helicase_C, Helicase conserved C-terminal domain, score: 76.9, E(): 5.2e-20; HMMPfam hit to SNF2_N, SNF2 family N-terminal domain, score: 171.4, E(): 1.9e-48) codes for the protein MSAEASPETGRFRTKSSPELFFPATDSEGEEQNDVPLTIVHPTQSTSSKFSINIASSSRPQHGITTGDFETTSQTSAHDDVDDDFSIVGHNPASSHPQGTIVAPRRKRSLQQAHSHHSSSSSSPVPSAPVIRADFRKGFLGEFVCEGWSLSKGRGYCSPGTKIVIERPKSKSTDVGAPKPGRKDSGPVRLVNGKVVGGVKSKQMTLGSMMAKKVEPAKKVKATTDQIIRFRNERGFEIGRLSIHEAGFLTHLLDTGVIQLSGNVIDCPQNLTTGCTILLNIKVYLARKAFENFGKHKREEHFSFWKDQRETAMEEAMRLRKDSLRSLFERIGVKPIQSSALSKVTPIQGVLNRQKGPDLEGSRLRSSPSTSTAEEKGKGRAAMRAVDDDEEDSGDEAEKLDEKQMNEIDSIYRKAQQGDTRLDEMDPPSTFLYTLRPYQKQALTWMNAREKGDSSVRNESLHPLWEEYLFKKDQLPGEPIEISDDDEQPDSTRKFYWNPYSGELSLKFPTSQNLSRGGILADAMGMGKTCMMASLIHTNREEKPAGNLESQTRDGVEGEIDEEPASKRIKFKQVTLSNQWRAVPTAPKVESFPRATLVVCPVSLAAQWHDELRKMSQQGSINSYVWYGGDRVDIEALLAGDGKERVDVIVTSYGTLTSEYQKWLRTKDRPNYEGGSLYDHEFLRIVLDEAHNIRNRLAMVSKACYELKGQRRWALTGTPIVNRLEDLYSLLHFLRITPWGNYSFFRSFVTVPFLNQDHKALNVVQYILESCLLRREKTMRDKDGRLIVDLPPKTVEIKVLQFSRAERQIYKFLEERAKKRFIELDADGRAMSNYTSILAMLMKLRQCVDHPLLVLGKSGEDGELGEKILESGAGNGEGNLRDMIAMYAGGIRAETPDDVDKAYAAKVLKELGEQEDTPICELCSNEMFDEVLLPCYHRSCQDCIVEWIGTCEDQNKIASCPSCGKGPIKLADLRSVQRRHKRVNPITDAYPGGRDPNSKSSNDTTVTLGKVDLVTSTKLRALLRQLEEIRQEDPKAKALVFSQFTSFLDLIEATLTKQGIRWLRFDGTMSQAQRANTIEEFGRKTNEPLILLISLKAGGVGLNLTMANYVFLMDTWWNEAIEQQAIDRVHRLGQNKPVYVTRYIIKGTVEKRIMKIQRSKTALVNASLSNGAKTKETTLADIKKIFGMDEEDSEGEVY
- a CDS encoding hypothetical protein (Similar to gi|38111156|gb|EAA56774.1| hypothetical protein MG07129.4 [Magnaporthe grisea 70-15], FASTA scores: opt: 997, E(): 5.1e-55, (37.835% identity (62.272% similar) in 933 aa overlap (15-902:80-931)); HMMPfam hit to Spc97_Spc98, Spc97 / Spc98 family, score: 341.4, E(): 1.3e-99), whose product is MPSSRPATSSTVPFTPKPRKRASSSKFTFTDKELNQFAGTLASVRKVRPGAILEELEQSGEGSGILHRYESSLHRGNPEAQKRSASARSVENERDRSHFRTRPSSSASITQREYNPSFLRAMSGSRDLLPESDHKSREKVNEPAKIEPVLERPTPMTELSAERRLLDKVPLEVQEAWICEDLLFVLQGVEGVLIRYDEGYDPFDEEQRVKGAKWRVNPLLDASLLSLVKRLLPLASFFTAVEASMELRTAPEYGMVSHALCSGIRAMLKEFRVLTAQLESLFLTSPTFTLQTLYLHLHPTLHTMSLLASLCHALEADQAGQGTDDLSDDDDGLGGMAEELGLGGAGLKGLMKNLKAREGLIGDGGDVLGGEVLGIICEREATMSGDPTASTLHSSLLLHASQPYCKMLIQWIATGHLSDPFDEFMVKESGHITKGVLESDYTDEYWERRYTLRDGAIPGSSKVSARNSTPSISAGVPPPRQGTNRLPGGACIPQFLQPWKHKILLAGKYLNVIRECGIEVKKPGEVDEKEMVAMNDPNFYKRIEDAYIYANKTLLKLMVEEQELIPHLRSMKHFFFLNQSDFLTNFLDLAASELRKPAKSASIIKLQSLLDLAVRNPSSSSSNDPFKDDLKVVMQSQGLYDWLLKIVSKTGSLTEEGELDFALGDIHEEEGSKREKERPLIAIDALAFDYSVKFPLSLIISRKTIARYQLIFRFLLHLHHLESALSAMWLEHKSPSWRNNSGNEDIERWKARIFSLRTRMLAFVRQVLAFATGEVLEPNWKALEEKLAKVQTVDQLLRDHVDFLDTCLKQCMLTTSKLLNIYAKLMTTISVFVSYQSSLNSALNKFLVDPIAESDPAKSKLRWTALSKFEINFNHHAKLHLDAVTYNAGSENVALLALVTRLHQITLRI